The Streptomyces sp. NL15-2K genome contains a region encoding:
- a CDS encoding AAA family ATPase yields MRDTTRAEVRDIAGAIASETVMRYADALARSPYAEQTMETTAQRVATEVARSIADERVAHAEEIVRAAEAAAGNTATETAQRVAEKTAASLTAEATAKSLEEAREAVAEALAESRRAVEEALEKARAEAKQALERAQGEAKEELGKARAEAKDELGKARAEAKEELGKARTEAKEALGQAQREVKEEFGEARTELEEAQGELKKALSKIRVDLAEAQGNMDKTLSKAWTALVAARDQVTETVGQFARDEAVRAVLETVAEKVPPVVEVRVADADPVRVTGHTHAVLPDVLLALGAGCHVLLVGPAGTGKSMMAQQAAEAFSQEFHALSLGPTTPMSKIFGYYDAHGTYHGTPFRSAFEHGGLMLLDELDSGHPGLLAELNQALSIRSCAFADGMVAAHPQFRLIATANTYGTGGDRQYVGRQALDAATLDRFVVIDVPVDEDLEERLALAHAPARQEDTLRVIEKVRRLRATAAEKRLPVMFSPRAGIDAAKLLQAGASVEQAIRWRVVRGMSAAHRSALGLGEGGEDGGQ; encoded by the coding sequence ATGCGTGATACCACTCGGGCCGAAGTCCGCGACATCGCGGGAGCCATAGCGAGCGAGACCGTCATGCGGTACGCCGACGCACTCGCCAGATCGCCCTATGCCGAACAGACCATGGAGACGACGGCGCAGCGCGTGGCCACCGAGGTCGCCCGCTCCATCGCCGACGAACGCGTCGCCCACGCCGAGGAGATCGTCCGGGCCGCCGAGGCGGCGGCCGGGAACACGGCCACCGAGACCGCGCAACGCGTCGCCGAGAAGACCGCCGCGAGCCTCACGGCCGAGGCGACGGCCAAGTCGCTGGAAGAGGCGCGCGAGGCCGTGGCGGAGGCGCTCGCGGAGTCCCGCCGGGCGGTCGAGGAGGCGCTGGAGAAGGCGCGAGCCGAGGCGAAGCAGGCGCTGGAGCGGGCACAGGGCGAGGCCAAGGAGGAACTGGGGAAGGCCCGGGCGGAGGCCAAGGACGAACTGGGGAAGGCCCGGGCGGAGGCCAAGGAGGAACTGGGGAAGGCCCGGACGGAGGCCAAGGAGGCGCTGGGGCAGGCGCAGAGGGAGGTGAAGGAGGAGTTCGGGGAGGCGCGGACGGAGCTGGAGGAGGCGCAGGGCGAGCTGAAGAAGGCGCTCTCGAAGATCCGGGTCGACCTGGCGGAGGCCCAGGGGAACATGGACAAGACGCTGTCGAAGGCCTGGACTGCCCTGGTCGCGGCGCGGGATCAGGTGACGGAGACCGTAGGCCAGTTCGCCCGGGACGAGGCGGTCCGCGCGGTCCTCGAGACCGTCGCCGAGAAGGTGCCGCCCGTCGTGGAGGTCAGGGTGGCCGACGCCGACCCGGTCCGCGTCACCGGCCACACCCACGCCGTACTGCCGGACGTACTGCTCGCCCTCGGCGCCGGCTGCCACGTCCTGCTGGTCGGTCCGGCCGGCACCGGCAAGTCGATGATGGCCCAGCAGGCCGCGGAGGCGTTCTCGCAGGAGTTCCACGCCCTCTCGCTCGGCCCGACGACGCCGATGAGCAAGATCTTCGGCTACTACGACGCGCACGGGACCTACCACGGCACGCCCTTCCGCAGCGCCTTCGAGCACGGCGGCCTGATGCTGCTCGACGAACTGGACAGCGGCCACCCCGGTCTCCTCGCGGAGCTCAACCAGGCCCTGTCCATCCGCTCCTGCGCCTTCGCCGACGGCATGGTCGCCGCGCACCCGCAGTTCCGCCTCATCGCCACCGCGAACACGTACGGCACCGGCGGCGACCGGCAGTACGTGGGCCGCCAGGCGCTGGACGCGGCGACCCTGGACCGCTTCGTCGTCATCGACGTACCGGTGGACGAGGACCTCGAGGAGCGCCTCGCCCTCGCGCACGCGCCCGCACGGCAGGAGGACACCCTTCGGGTGATCGAGAAGGTACGGCGGCTGCGTGCCACCGCGGCCGAGAAGCGGCTGCCGGTGATGTTCTCGCCCCGGGCCGGCATCGACGCGGCGAAGCTGCTTCAGGCGGGGGCGAGCGTGGAGCAGGCGATCCGGTGGCGGGTGGTGCGGGGCATGTCCGCGGCACACCGTTCGGCGCTGGGGCTGGGAGAGGGCGGAGAGGACGGCGGGCAGTGA